One Primulina huaijiensis isolate GDHJ02 chromosome 5, ASM1229523v2, whole genome shotgun sequence DNA segment encodes these proteins:
- the LOC140977577 gene encoding signaling peptide TAXIMIN 1-like, whose translation MCCSCGEDCQCRPLGFLLGLPFAFVALLLSIIGVVIWIVGIVLSCLCPCCICVTVIVELALSLIKAPFSVMKWFTEQIPC comes from the exons ATGTGCTGCAGTTGTGGTGAAGACTGCCAATGCCGGCCTTTGGGATTTCTGTTGGGTCTTCCATTCGCCTTCGTCGCCCTTCTTCTCTCCATAATCGGCGTCGTCATCTGGATCGTCGG AATTGTGCTGAGTTGCTTGTGCCCTTGTTGCATCTGCGTGACGGTGATCGTGGAGCTGGCGCTTTCGCTCATCAAGGCTCCGTTTTCGGTGATGAAGTGGTTCACGGAGCAGATTCCTTGCTAG
- the LOC140977559 gene encoding senescence-specific cysteine protease SAG39-like, with protein MAITYTWKLVLAPLFMLQLCGYQVTARTVPHASSMVERHERWMSKYGRVYRDDSEKAERFKIFEKNVEYIESFNEAGVRSYKLGINKFVDLTNEEFQAARNGYKRGSHPILPKVSSFKYANVSAVPPSVDWRKRGAVTGIKDQGQCGCCWAFSAVAATEGINQLTTGRLVSLSEQELVDCDTSEDQGCNGGLMDYAFEYIIGNKGLTTESNYPYQGVDGTCNTQKESSHVAKITGYEDVPANSESSLLKAVAHQPVSVAIDAGGSDFQFYSSGVFTGECGTDLDHGVTAIGYGKTSDGTKYWLVKNSWGSSWGENGYIRMQRGISASEGLCGIAMEASYPTA; from the exons ATGGCCATCACCTACACTTGGAAACTTGTTCTTGCCCCTCTTTTTATGTTGCAGTTGTGTGGTTATCAAGTCACGGCGCGCACGGTGCCTCATGCGTCGTCAATGGTTGAGAGACATGAGCGATGGATGTCAAAATATGGACGTGTATACAGGGATGACTCAGAGAAGGCGGAAAGATTCAAAATATTCGAGAAAAACGTGGAGTACATCGAGTCTTTCAATGAAGCTGGAGTTCGATCTTACAAACTTGGCATCAACAAGTTTGTTGATTTGACTAATGAGGAGTTTCAGGCAGCCCGAAATGGATACAAAAGGGGCTCCCACCCAATATTACCAAAGGTTTCATCTTTCAAATATGCTAATGTGTCCGCAGTTCCGCCGAGTGTGGACTGGAGAAAGAGGGGAGCTGTTACAGGCATCAAGGACCAAGGCCAATGTG GATGCTGCTGGGCATTTTCTGCTGTGGCAGCCACGGAAGGAATCAACCAGCTCACAACAGGGAGACTAGTCTCACTATCCGAACAAGAACTCGTGGATTGTGACACAAGTGAAGACCAGGGATGCAATGGTGGTCTCATGGACTACGCGTTCGAATACATCATAGGAAATAAGGGACTGACAACCGAATCTAATTATCCCTACCAAGGAGTAGATGGTACCTGCAACACACAAAAAGAATCCTCCCATGTCGCGAAGATCACAGGATACGAGGACGTTCCAGCCAATAGCGAGTCATCATTGCTAAAAGCGGTGGCACACCAACCTGTATCCGTAGCCATCGATGCCGGTGGATCAGACTTTCAATTCTACTCGAGCGGGGTATTTACAGGAGAGTGTGGAACCGATCTAGACCACGGTGTCACCGCAATCGGTTACGGGAAAACTAGTGACGGTACAAAGTATTGGTTGGTTAAGAATTCTTGGGGAAGTAGCTGGGGAGAGAATGGATATATTAGAATGCAAAGGGGCATTTCTGCTTCAGAGGGTCTCTGTGGTATTGCTATGGAAGCTTCTTATCCAACTGCTTAA
- the LOC140976884 gene encoding sodium/calcium exchanger NCL-like: MAALAVNLMLLILLSSIVQGRIIKLKSSNDLISDGVSDVGYNQSSNIIISSADSSPPNSGCIHQYGFLPCAENALGFIFQIVVYQSLLIFGEKQLGKGSKVLFHIFGTGKFGGIIFRILMAFPSMMLMIVSGVFMSKENAASQVSVGVGIYAGMTVFGLTLQWGICVIFGRRDLHQKSTDRIESSGSNCLPAKEKLRLLRDTGVTIDRETRTTAGIMLLSLIPYITVQLVNVFNNLFENRLMTLIALIVAIFSLLSYFLYQILNPWIQQRSLDYSKYELLRAGFLKHVGRLGDIVNEDGKLNTPVIKKLFTETDKDADKCITKTEIEKLVLEIIESGKMKVDNRYAVSEIMNTFDFDSNMTITEQEFISGCKKWIDETNSSEHGDSGSGNIFHELFRVFKEKKEDDPKEIDRIMSKILKHAQTKLLRSEYLITEDGRPNIERIRTLFKQFDTDKDKSISKSELEQLISTVKFGEFQQNHVDIVKELFKDFDQDNNSIIDEPEFVAGVSKWLKKAVRVANTSDWTKSIDEFDKIVWKQEVYDKWAFMVSVFQVLFGIVVLTFLGGPLMNSILELSFSMSLPSFCISFVVVPLAMNARALLAAILPASRKSERSASLTFSEIYVGVIMNNISGLTTLLAIVYAKDLTWDYSAEVLTIIVVCAIIGIMAYSCTTYPLWTCLLAFLLYPFSLGLYCFVQLLWSWK, translated from the exons ATGGCTGCTCTCGCAGTAAATTTAATGCTCTTGATCCTTTTGAGCAGCATAGTTCAAGGAAGAATCATAAAGCTCAAATCTTCCAATGATTTAATCTCGGATGGAGTTAGTGATGTTGGGTATAATCAGtcttcaaatattattatttcaagtGCCGATTCATCGCCTCCGAACAGCGGGTGCATCCATCAGTATGGTTTCCTTCCATGTGCAGAAAATGCTTTAGGATTCATCTTCCAGATAGTGGTATATCAAAGTCTGCTGATATTTGGAGAGAAGCAACTGGGGAAAGGGAGTAAGGTGCTTTTCCATATTTTTGGAACTGGAAAATTCGGGGGCATTATTTTTCGAATTCTCATGGCCTTCCCGTCGATGATGCTGATGATCG TGTCTGGAGTTTTCATGAGCAAAGAGAATGCTGCATCTCAAGTCTCAGTGGGAGTCGGTATCTACGCGGGAATGACGGTCTTTGGTCTTACTTTGCAATGGGGAATATGTGTGATATTTGGCAGAAGAGACTTACACCAAAAATCAACTGATCGCATTGAATCATCGGGCTCGAATTGTTTGCCAGCCAAAGAAAAACTACGACTCTTGAGAG ATACCGGTGTTACAATTGATCGAGAGACTCGAACCACTGCTGGGATTATGCTCTTGTCTTTGATTCCTTACATAACTGTGCAGCTGGTTAATgttttcaataatttatttgaaaatcgtTTGATGACTTTAATAGCACTCATAGTTGCAATCTTTTCGCTACTCTCATATTTTCTCTATCAG ATTTTGAATCCCTGGATTCAACAAAGAAGTTTAGACTACTCGAAGTATGAGCTTCTGAGGGCTGGATTTCTGAAACACGTGGGACGGCTAGGCGATATCGTGAATGAAGATGGGAAACTCAATACTCCTGTCATAAAAAA ATTATTCACTGAAACGGATAAAGATGCGGATAAATGTATAACAAAGACTGAGATAGAAAAGCTGGTTCTTGAGATCATTGAAAGTGGGAAAATGAAAGTTGATAACAGATATGCAGTTTCTGAGATTATGAACACATTTGATTTCGACAGTAACATGACTATCACCGAGCAAGAATTCATCAGTGGATGCAAGAAATGGATAGATGAAACCAATTCATCTGAACATGGTGATTCTGGTTCAGGAAACATTTTTCATGAG ctTTTTCGAGTCTTTAAAGAGAAGAAAGAAGATGATCCTAAAGAGATAGACAGGATAATGTCCAAGATTTTAAAACATGCTCAAACAAAATTGCTTAGATCTGAATATCTGATCACAGAGGACGGAAGGCCAAACATTGAGCGTATTCGAAC TCTGTTCAAGCAATTTGACACAGACAAAGACAAGTCGATATCGAAATCTGAACTAGAGCAATTAATAAGTACTGTGAAATTTGGGGAATTTCAGCAAAATCATGTTGACATAGTGAAGGAGCTGTTCAAAGATTTTGATCAAGATAATAATAGTATAATTGATGAACCTGAATTTGTTGCTGGAGTAAGCAAATGGCTTAAGAAGGCCGTTCGTGTTGCAAATACCTCAGACTGGACGAAAAGCATAGATGAATTCGACAAG ATTGTGTGGAAACAAGAAGTGTATGACAAATGGGCATTTATGGTATCAGTATTCCAAGTTCTGTTTGGCATTGTTGTACTGACTTTTCTTGGAGGACCTCTAATGAATAGTATTCTAGAATTGTCGTTTTCCATGAGTTTACCATCTTTCTGCATATCATTTGTGGTAGTTCCATTAGCCATGAATGCAAGAGCTCTATTAGCAGCAATCTTACCTGCAAGCCGTAAAAGTGAAAGATCTGCTTCTTTAACATTTTCAGAG ATTTATGTTGGAGTTATCATGAACAACATTTCAGGATTGACAACTTTGTTGGCTATTGTGTATGCAAAAGATTTAACATGGGATTATTCAGCAGAAGTGTTAACTATTATTGTGGTGTGCGCTATTATAGGCATTATGGCTTACTCATGCACCACTTATCCTCTATGGACTTGCTTATTAGCATTTCTGCTCTATCCTTTCTCCTTGGGATTGTATTGTTTTGTGCAGCTTCTCTGGAGCTGGAAATAA
- the LOC140977869 gene encoding uncharacterized protein produces the protein MPYKPAYLRHLLATIWKPTMTVDREAKQSKRGTMKHGSNTERVTRHYELISRCSPSFFQSTVQKLKPKIGLRQMLGLKKTPFFHLFEMPKFHVSFARVESILRRYDLISDAFVFGDKIDIPFISSEFSVVMRLKDIGQHIDLDMSMESDIVRRHFQGKTSIVKRKNIAAKLDMLADKQEDIDVDDFVKLYIIFVFNCILFPTSNCTTPRFLLPYVDDLSKICNYAWGNAAYRFLNEEILKHVRDGERRKKYFDGCVIGLMAWVYERIPSLGKPCALHIFPRFFRWVDSKIPNDLDAASVAFLSITKNKVLPHLPFT, from the exons ATGCCATACAAACCCGCCTACTTGCGACACCTACTGGCGACGATTTGGAAGCCAACGATGACAGTGGACAGAGAGGCAAAGCAAAGCAAACGAGGAA CAATGAAGCATGGTTCGAATACTGAAAGAGTTACGAGACATTATGAGTTGATTAGTCGTTGTTCTCCTTCCTTTTTTCAGAGCACGGTTCAAAAATTGAAACCAAAAATTGGTTTGAGGCAAATGTTGGGTTTGAAGAAAACTCCTTTTTTTCACTTGTTTGAAATGCCTAAATTTCATGTTAGTTTTGCTAGGGTTGAGTCAATTCTCCGTAGATATGACCTGATTTCAGATGCTTTTGTTTTTGGTGATAAAATAGATATCCCATTTATTTCATCTGAATTTTCTGTAGTTATGAGGCTGAAAGATATTGGCCAGCACATTGATTTAGATATGTCAATGGAATCTGATATTGTCAGGAGACATTTTCAAGGAAAAACAAGTATTGTCAAACGAAAAAATATTGCAGCAAAACTTGATATGTTAGCAGACAAGCAAGAAGATATCGATGTTGACGATTTTGTAAagctatatattatttttgttttcaattgtaTCTTATTTCCAACAAGCAATTGTACGACTCCTCGGTTCTTGTTGCCTTATGTTGACGACCTCAGCAAGATATGCAATTATGCATGGGGCAATGCAGCATATAgatttttaaatgaagaaattttGAAACATGTACGCGATGGCGAAAGgagaaagaaatattttgatggtTGCGTAATTGGATTGATG GCATGGGTGTATGAACGGATTCCATCACTTGGGAAACCATGTGCTTTGCATATATTTCCAAGGTTTTTTCGTTGGGTTGACTCTAAAATCCCAAATGATCTCGATGCAGCTTCTGTTGCTTTTCTTTCCATAACAAAGAATAAG GTTCTCCCCCATCTACCCTTTACCTGA